One genomic region from Tachysurus vachellii isolate PV-2020 chromosome 22, HZAU_Pvac_v1, whole genome shotgun sequence encodes:
- the myog gene encoding myogenin yields the protein MELFETNPYFFPEQRFYESGENFFPSRLSGGFDQGGYTDRSSMVGLCGDGRLLSGNVGLEDKPSPSSTLSLSLSPNQEQEHCPGQCLPWACKVCKRKSVSMDRRRAATMREKRRLKKVNEAFEALKRSTLTNPNQRLPKVEILRSAIQYIERLQALVSSLNQQEHEQASLHYRASAAQRVSSSSEQGSGSTCCSSPEWSTASEHCTPAYGSTHDDLLNEDSTEQANLRSLTSIVDSITGTEGAQVAYSVDITK from the exons ATGGAGCTTTTTGAGACCAACCCGTACTTTTTCCCCGAGCAGCGGTTTTATGAAAGTGGCGAGAACTTCTTCCCTTCCAGGCTTTCAGGGGGATTTGATCAAGGAGGATACACAGACCGGAGCTCCATGGTAGGGCTATGTGGGGATGGAAGACTGCTTTCTGGCAATGTAGGACTGGAGGACAAACCATCTCCatcctccactctctctctgtcactctcaccCAACCAGGAGCAAGAGCACTGCCCAGGTCAGTGCCTGCCATGGGCCTGCAAGGTGTGTAAGCGCAAGTCAGTAAGCATGGACCGGCGTCGAGCGGCCACGATGCGTGAGAAGCGCAGGCTCAAGAAGGTGAATGAAGCGTTTGAGGCGCTCAAGCGGAGCACACTGACCAATCCTAACCAGAGGCTTCCAAAGGTGGAGATCCTCAGAAGTGCTATCCAGTACATCGAGCGGCTACAGGCACTTGTCAGTTCGCTCAATCAGCAGGAGCACGAACAGGCTAGCTTGCATTACCGGGCCTCGGCTGCTCAGAGG gtgtCATCCTCCAGTGAGCAGGGTTCAGGCAGCACATGCTGTAGCAGCCCGGAATGGAGCACCGCATCAGAGCACTGCACCCCAGCCTACGGCTCCACCCATGACG ATCTGCTGAACGAAGATTCTACAGAGCAAGCCAATCTGAGATCTCTGACGTCTATCGTTGACAGCATCACGGGCACAGAAGGAGCGCAGGTCGCTTACTCAGTGGACATTACAAAGTGA